One Micromonospora sp. WMMD812 genomic window carries:
- the glnA gene encoding type I glutamate--ammonia ligase, with translation MDRQQEFVLRTLEERDIRFVRLWFTDVLGTLKSVSVAPAELEAAFEEGIGFDGSAIEGFARVFESDMVAMPDPTTFQVFPFEGGVSGESARMFCDILLPDGSPSWADPRHVLRRALSRAADKGFTFYTHPEIEFFLLEDGPMDGSVPAPVDTGGYFEHTTHAVARDFRRQAVLSLERIGISVEFSHHEVAPGQQEIDLRYADALTTADNIMTFRHVVKEVALSTGVQASFMPKPFTDQPGSGMHTHLSLFEGERNAFHDGGDPMKLSKVAKSFIAGLLVHAREYTAVTNQWVNSYKRLFPLALPDRITESPAYVCWGHLNRSALVRVPAYGKPNSARVEVRSPDSAANPYLAFAVLLGAGLKGIEEGYELPPGAEDDVWSLTSAERRAMGYEALPENLAEAIDVMAGSELVAEVLGEHVFDFFLRNKRAEWEQYRREVTPYERQRYLSL, from the coding sequence GTGGACCGTCAGCAGGAGTTCGTCCTCCGTACGCTGGAAGAGCGGGACATCCGGTTCGTCCGGCTGTGGTTCACGGACGTGCTCGGCACGCTCAAGAGCGTCTCGGTGGCGCCCGCCGAGCTGGAGGCGGCGTTCGAGGAGGGCATCGGCTTCGACGGCTCGGCCATCGAGGGCTTCGCCCGGGTGTTCGAGTCCGACATGGTGGCCATGCCCGACCCCACCACCTTCCAGGTCTTCCCGTTCGAGGGCGGGGTCAGCGGCGAGAGCGCCCGGATGTTCTGCGACATCCTGCTCCCCGACGGCAGCCCGTCCTGGGCCGACCCGCGGCACGTGCTGCGCCGGGCGCTCTCCCGCGCCGCCGACAAGGGATTCACCTTCTACACCCACCCGGAGATCGAGTTCTTCCTGCTGGAGGACGGCCCGATGGACGGCTCGGTGCCGGCCCCGGTCGACACCGGCGGCTACTTCGAGCACACCACCCACGCGGTCGCGCGGGACTTCCGCCGTCAGGCGGTGCTGTCGCTGGAGCGGATCGGCATCTCGGTCGAGTTCAGCCACCACGAGGTGGCGCCCGGGCAGCAGGAGATCGACCTGCGGTACGCCGACGCGCTCACCACCGCGGACAACATCATGACCTTCCGGCACGTGGTCAAGGAGGTCGCGCTCTCCACCGGGGTGCAGGCCAGCTTCATGCCGAAGCCGTTCACCGACCAGCCGGGCAGTGGCATGCACACCCACCTGTCGCTGTTCGAGGGGGAGCGCAACGCCTTCCACGACGGCGGCGACCCGATGAAGCTCTCCAAGGTGGCGAAGTCCTTCATCGCCGGCCTGCTGGTGCACGCCCGGGAGTACACCGCGGTCACCAACCAGTGGGTCAACTCCTACAAGCGGCTCTTCCCCCTGGCGCTGCCGGACCGGATCACCGAGAGCCCGGCGTACGTCTGCTGGGGTCACCTCAACCGGTCCGCGCTGGTCCGGGTGCCCGCGTACGGCAAGCCGAACTCGGCCCGGGTCGAGGTCCGCTCGCCGGACTCGGCGGCCAACCCGTACCTGGCCTTCGCGGTGCTGCTCGGCGCCGGCCTCAAGGGCATCGAGGAGGGCTACGAGCTGCCGCCGGGGGCCGAGGACGACGTCTGGTCGCTGACCAGCGCCGAGCGCCGGGCGATGGGGTACGAGGCGCTGCCGGAGAACCTCGCCGAGGCGATCGACGTGATGGCCGGGTCCGAACTGGTCGCCGAGGTGCTGGGCGAGCACGTCTTCGACTTCTTCCTGCGCAACAAGCGGGCCGAGTGGGAGCAGTACCGCCGCGAGGTCACCCCGTACGAGCGGCAGCGCTACCTGTCCCTCTGA
- a CDS encoding DUF350 domain-containing protein, translated as MLEDLLSGAWQSVVFGVVGVGLLAAGFLLVDLLTPGKLRDLIWVRRNGNAALLLTANQLGIAAIVFTAILTSYSDFAKGLASTVLFGLLGLAIMALAFFVLDLLTPGKLGEIICADEPHPAARVSAATHFGAALIVCACIA; from the coding sequence GTGCTGGAGGATCTGCTCAGCGGGGCCTGGCAGAGCGTCGTGTTCGGGGTCGTCGGGGTCGGCCTGTTGGCGGCCGGCTTCCTCCTGGTGGACCTGCTGACACCCGGCAAACTGCGGGACCTGATCTGGGTGCGGCGCAACGGGAACGCCGCCCTGCTGCTCACCGCCAACCAGCTCGGCATCGCCGCGATCGTCTTCACCGCGATCCTGACCAGCTACAGCGACTTCGCCAAGGGGCTGGCGTCCACGGTGCTCTTCGGCCTGCTCGGGCTGGCCATCATGGCGCTCGCCTTCTTCGTGCTGGATCTGCTCACCCCCGGCAAGCTGGGTGAGATCATCTGCGCCGACGAGCCGCACCCGGCGGCCCGGGTGAGCGCCGCCACCCACTTCGGCGCCGCGCTGATCGTCTGCGCCTGCATCGCCTAG
- a CDS encoding WYL domain-containing protein: MNRTDRLYALVEELRAVSPRPRSARWLAARFEVSSRTIERDIGALQQTGVPIWAEPGRTGGYVLDRARTLPPVNLTAGEAVAMALALHRLRGTPFAAAAGSALRKLVAVMPAADVAEAHRLAGRVHLIGDGPVTPVPAPVADAVAARRVLRIRYADRGGADSSRDVEPLAYLGNSRHWYLLAWCRLRGGVRAFRADRILSVHSLTETVTRELRPDDLDIPHERVRPLSLV, encoded by the coding sequence GTGAACCGGACCGACCGCCTCTACGCCCTGGTGGAGGAGCTGCGGGCGGTGTCGCCGCGCCCGCGCAGCGCCCGCTGGCTGGCCGCCCGCTTCGAGGTGAGCAGCCGCACCATCGAGCGCGACATCGGCGCGCTCCAGCAGACCGGGGTGCCGATCTGGGCCGAGCCGGGCCGCACCGGCGGTTACGTGCTCGACCGTGCCCGCACCCTGCCGCCGGTCAACCTGACCGCGGGCGAGGCGGTGGCGATGGCACTGGCGTTGCACCGGCTGCGCGGCACGCCGTTCGCCGCGGCGGCCGGCAGCGCGCTGCGCAAGCTGGTCGCCGTGATGCCGGCGGCCGACGTCGCGGAGGCGCACCGGCTCGCCGGCCGGGTGCACCTGATCGGCGACGGGCCGGTGACGCCCGTCCCGGCCCCCGTCGCCGACGCGGTCGCCGCGCGCCGGGTGCTGCGCATCCGCTACGCGGACCGCGGCGGCGCCGACTCGTCGCGCGACGTGGAGCCACTTGCCTACCTCGGCAACTCCCGACACTGGTACCTGCTGGCGTGGTGCCGGCTGCGCGGCGGCGTCCGCGCCTTCCGCGCCGATCGCATCCTCTCGGTCCACTCGCTGACCGAGACGGTCACCCGGGAGCTGCGCCCCGACGACCTCGACATCCCCCACGAGCGGGTGCGCCCGCTGAGCCTGGTCTGA
- a CDS encoding VOC family protein, translated as MTISNAVTWFEIGTERPDEAQRFYGDLFGWTFSEEGAGEAYRTTEGGAGAGIGGAIRGTGGTGPNYAIFYVQVADVAETCRRAEAAGGKVLVPAKTNDNGLSFAHLLDPAGNHVGVFTPPAGS; from the coding sequence ATGACCATCAGCAACGCCGTCACCTGGTTCGAGATCGGTACGGAGCGGCCGGACGAGGCCCAACGGTTCTACGGGGACCTGTTCGGCTGGACCTTCAGCGAGGAGGGCGCCGGGGAGGCGTACCGGACGACCGAGGGCGGCGCCGGTGCGGGCATCGGCGGGGCGATCCGCGGCACCGGCGGGACCGGGCCGAACTACGCGATCTTCTACGTGCAGGTGGCCGACGTGGCGGAGACCTGCCGGCGGGCCGAGGCGGCCGGCGGCAAGGTGCTCGTGCCGGCGAAGACGAACGACAACGGGCTGAGCTTCGCGCACCTGCTTGACCCGGCCGGCAACCACGTCGGCGTCTTCACGCCCCCGGCCGGCTCCTGA
- a CDS encoding virginiamycin B lyase gives MTDTAIREIRVTEPGAGPYAVTMGPDGALWLTLVHAGGIARVSAEGDVRTWSLGAPGSRPLIITPGPDDALWFTRSGDDRIGRITTGGDLSSVALPPGTGPCGVITGPDGALWYAGMTSDTVGRVAADGTVTAFPLPVTGAFASMVAAGPDEAVWCTLNQANGIARVGLDGAVTRYPLPTPDAGPVGIAAGVDGAIWFVEIAAGQLGRIEPGGRIREYPLPDRSARPHAIVADPVGGAWFTEWGGNRIGHVDPAGRIETYDLPTPGSEPHGLTLGPDGTVWAALEIGHLAHLAP, from the coding sequence GTGACCGACACCGCGATCCGGGAGATCCGGGTGACCGAGCCGGGCGCCGGCCCGTACGCAGTCACGATGGGCCCCGACGGCGCGCTCTGGCTGACGCTGGTCCACGCCGGCGGCATCGCCCGGGTGAGCGCGGAGGGCGACGTCCGGACCTGGTCGCTGGGCGCGCCGGGAAGCCGGCCGCTGATCATCACGCCGGGCCCGGACGACGCGCTGTGGTTCACCCGCTCCGGCGACGACCGGATCGGCCGGATCACCACCGGTGGCGACCTCAGTTCCGTGGCGCTGCCGCCCGGCACCGGGCCGTGCGGCGTCATCACCGGGCCGGACGGCGCGCTCTGGTACGCGGGAATGACCTCCGACACCGTCGGGCGGGTCGCTGCCGACGGCACGGTGACCGCGTTCCCGTTGCCGGTGACCGGGGCGTTCGCCTCGATGGTCGCCGCCGGGCCGGACGAGGCGGTCTGGTGCACGCTCAACCAGGCGAACGGGATCGCCCGGGTCGGCCTGGACGGCGCGGTCACCCGGTACCCGCTACCGACCCCCGACGCGGGTCCCGTCGGGATCGCCGCGGGCGTCGACGGCGCGATCTGGTTCGTGGAGATCGCCGCCGGTCAGCTCGGCCGGATCGAGCCGGGCGGCCGGATCCGGGAGTACCCGTTGCCGGACCGCTCCGCCCGGCCGCACGCGATCGTCGCCGACCCGGTCGGCGGCGCCTGGTTCACCGAGTGGGGCGGCAACCGGATCGGGCACGTCGACCCCGCCGGCCGGATCGAGACGTACGACCTGCCGACGCCCGGGTCCGAACCCCACGGCCTCACCCTCGGCCCCGACGGCACGGTGTGGGCCGCCCTGGAGATCGGCCACCTGGCCCACCTCGCCCCCTGA
- a CDS encoding LD-carboxypeptidase yields the protein MLVSPSGPTRPERVARGVELLTGWGLRPVLAPNAYARQGYLAGADALRAADLNTAFADPEVRGVICTRGGYGAQRVVDAIDMATVRRDPKVVAGFSDITALQFALWRGARLAGVHGPGAAWLDDRTPLRSAESLHAALMTTEPVTVTAAAEEETFPVRVPGRATGPLLGGNLCLIAASLGTPDMPDLTGAVLLIEDVQEPPYKVDRMLTQLRRAGALDGLAGVAVGQFTDCRDGWSVTVADVLGERLGDLGVPVLGGLPIGHGVGQLTVPVGTEATLDTEAGTLTATPAVR from the coding sequence ATGCTGGTGTCGCCCTCCGGGCCGACCCGGCCGGAGCGGGTGGCGCGCGGCGTGGAGTTGCTGACGGGCTGGGGGCTGCGCCCGGTGCTGGCACCGAACGCGTACGCCCGGCAGGGCTACCTGGCCGGCGCGGACGCGCTGCGGGCGGCGGACCTGAACACCGCCTTCGCCGACCCGGAGGTGCGCGGAGTGATCTGCACCCGCGGCGGCTACGGCGCGCAGCGGGTGGTGGACGCCATCGACATGGCCACCGTCCGGCGCGACCCGAAGGTGGTGGCCGGGTTCTCCGACATCACGGCGCTCCAGTTCGCGCTCTGGCGCGGTGCCCGCCTGGCCGGCGTCCACGGGCCGGGCGCGGCGTGGCTGGACGACCGGACTCCGCTCCGCTCGGCCGAGTCCCTGCACGCCGCGCTGATGACCACCGAGCCGGTGACCGTGACGGCGGCGGCCGAGGAGGAGACCTTCCCCGTACGCGTCCCGGGTCGCGCCACCGGCCCGCTGCTCGGTGGCAACCTCTGCCTGATCGCCGCCTCGCTCGGCACCCCGGACATGCCGGACCTGACCGGCGCGGTGCTGCTGATCGAGGACGTGCAGGAGCCCCCGTACAAGGTGGACCGGATGCTCACCCAGCTGCGTCGGGCCGGCGCGCTGGACGGCCTGGCCGGGGTGGCGGTCGGGCAGTTCACCGACTGCAGGGACGGCTGGTCGGTGACCGTGGCCGACGTGCTCGGCGAACGCCTCGGCGACCTCGGCGTGCCGGTGCTCGGCGGCCTTCCGATCGGACACGGGGTCGGCCAGCTCACCGTCCCGGTCGGGACCGAAGCCACCCTCGACACCGAAGCCGGCACCCTGACGGCCACCCCCGCCGTCCGCTGA
- a CDS encoding type 1 glutamine amidotransferase: MATALVIENDPTDDLRRLGEWLTEAGLELWVVRPHAGDELPADLEGYAALVVLGGEQQAYPLPDGSPGAPWFPAVEGLLRKAVRHRVPTLAICLGAQLLATAHAGTVERSPSGPEIGPAVVGRRDAAETDPLFRYVPLIPDVLQWHSDEITELPHGATLLAASTRYPHQAFRLGDRAWGLQFHIECDTAMIADWATDSTLLAELDYDPELVVAACAAVMVDVEEVWQPFAARFAALALGELDDGAARRSLPLLGH; this comes from the coding sequence GTGGCAACCGCGTTGGTGATCGAGAACGACCCGACCGACGACCTGCGCCGGCTGGGTGAATGGCTGACCGAGGCCGGCCTGGAGCTCTGGGTGGTACGCCCGCACGCCGGTGACGAGCTTCCCGCCGATCTCGAGGGCTACGCGGCGCTGGTGGTGCTCGGTGGGGAGCAGCAGGCGTACCCGCTGCCGGACGGCTCGCCCGGCGCGCCCTGGTTTCCCGCAGTCGAGGGGCTGCTGCGCAAGGCGGTCCGGCACCGGGTGCCGACGCTGGCCATCTGCCTGGGCGCGCAGCTGCTGGCCACCGCGCACGCGGGCACGGTCGAGCGCAGCCCGTCCGGGCCGGAGATCGGGCCGGCCGTGGTGGGCCGGCGGGACGCCGCCGAGACCGACCCGCTCTTCCGGTACGTGCCGTTGATCCCGGACGTGCTCCAGTGGCACTCCGACGAGATCACCGAACTGCCCCACGGGGCCACCCTGCTGGCCGCGTCCACCCGCTATCCGCACCAGGCGTTCCGGCTGGGCGACCGGGCGTGGGGGCTCCAGTTCCACATCGAGTGCGACACCGCCATGATCGCCGACTGGGCCACCGACTCCACCCTCCTCGCCGAGCTCGACTACGACCCGGAGCTGGTGGTGGCCGCCTGCGCCGCGGTGATGGTCGACGTCGAGGAGGTGTGGCAGCCGTTCGCCGCGCGGTTCGCGGCGCTGGCCCTCGGCGAGCTGGACGACGGCGCGGCCCGGCGCAGCCTGCCACTGCTCGGGCACTGA
- a CDS encoding bifunctional [glutamine synthetase] adenylyltransferase/[glutamine synthetase]-adenylyl-L-tyrosine phosphorylase, which produces MSRPTSAPGRLARYGFGATQGDGGARAADLLGPDGLGLWRLDAQEPADERAAELLSALSRAADPDLALRQLHRIVEAERRGVPADGGSALLDALHDDAGLRRRVIAVLGASSALGDHLVANPDHWTVLRTTADGCAPAADGRLEPIGDGNPIAALRQAYRLALLRIAAADLTGGRGLEQTMAALSALADATLSTAYGVAVDELPEGTPEPRLAVVAMGKCGGDELNYVSDVDVIFVAAEDDDLAAATTVATRLIHICGLVAWPVDAALRPEGNRGPLVRTLASHVAYYRRWARTWEFQALLKARPAAGDLTLGQEWIDQLAPLVWRAAERPEAVEDVRAMRRKIIDNIPPKELEREIKRGPGGLRDIEFAVQLLQLVHGRGDESLRAPGTIPALRALVAGGYVGRADGEALLRSYRFLRAVEHRLQLQGLRRTHTVPTEPAALRWLAAALDFTATPGRSAVEEFRAEWVTHAAEVRRLHAKLLYRPLLEAVARVPADGLRLTQEGARHRLEILGFADPGGALRHLQALTGGLSRTAAIQRTLLPVLLSEFADAPEPDRGLLNYRQVSDKLGSTPWYLRLLRDSGPVARRLARVLSSSRYAADLLAREPEALRLLAEENELVPRPREVLVDGFTAAAGRHADRVEATRAVRALRRRELVRIACADVLCRAGSLAPTPPPARSDDGGRSEDPGHAVPGLADITAVGNALADVTDATLAAALRTARAAQPAVPGLRFAVIGMGRLGGFESNYLSDADVLFVYDPPAGVDERAAGDAAHGIAEELRRLLGMPAPDPPLGVDADLRPEGRQGPLVRSLAAYAQYYARWSRVWEAQALLRARFVCGDADLGAEFEALVDPVRYPADGLSREQVVEIRRIKARVENERLPRGADPATHTKLGRGGLADVEWAVQLLQLRHAGTLPALRGTRTLDALAAARDAGLVDEADAGAMAAGWTLAAQVRNALMLVRGRAGDQLPRHGVELAGVVRLLGRDDPGEFLDEYLRTGRRSRSAMERVMEA; this is translated from the coding sequence ATGAGCCGGCCGACCAGCGCACCCGGCCGGCTGGCCCGGTACGGCTTCGGCGCCACGCAGGGCGACGGCGGTGCCCGGGCTGCCGACCTGCTCGGCCCGGACGGGCTCGGCCTCTGGCGGCTCGACGCGCAGGAGCCGGCGGACGAGCGGGCGGCCGAGCTGCTCTCCGCGCTGTCCCGGGCGGCGGACCCGGACCTGGCCCTGCGCCAGCTGCACCGGATCGTCGAGGCGGAACGGCGCGGGGTACCGGCCGACGGTGGCTCGGCGCTGCTGGACGCGCTGCACGACGACGCCGGACTGCGCCGGCGGGTGATCGCCGTGCTCGGCGCCTCCTCGGCGCTCGGCGACCACCTCGTCGCCAACCCGGACCACTGGACCGTCCTGCGCACGACGGCCGACGGCTGCGCGCCCGCCGCCGACGGGCGGCTGGAGCCGATCGGCGACGGCAACCCGATCGCCGCGCTGCGCCAGGCGTACCGGCTGGCGCTGCTGCGGATCGCGGCGGCGGACCTGACCGGCGGTCGCGGGCTGGAGCAGACCATGGCCGCGCTCTCGGCGCTGGCCGACGCCACCCTCTCCACGGCGTACGGGGTCGCCGTGGACGAGCTGCCGGAGGGCACGCCGGAGCCGCGGCTCGCGGTGGTGGCGATGGGCAAGTGCGGTGGCGACGAGCTGAACTACGTCTCCGACGTGGACGTCATCTTCGTCGCCGCCGAGGACGACGACCTGGCCGCCGCCACCACGGTCGCCACCCGGCTGATCCACATCTGCGGGCTGGTCGCCTGGCCGGTGGACGCGGCGCTGCGCCCGGAGGGCAACCGCGGGCCGCTGGTGCGCACCCTCGCCAGCCACGTCGCCTACTACCGCCGCTGGGCCCGCACCTGGGAATTCCAGGCGCTGCTCAAGGCCCGGCCGGCCGCCGGCGACCTGACGCTGGGCCAGGAGTGGATCGACCAGCTCGCCCCGCTGGTGTGGCGGGCCGCCGAGCGGCCGGAGGCGGTCGAGGACGTCCGGGCCATGCGCCGGAAGATCATCGACAACATCCCGCCGAAGGAGCTGGAACGCGAGATCAAGCGCGGTCCGGGCGGTCTGCGCGACATCGAGTTCGCCGTCCAGCTGCTGCAACTGGTGCACGGGCGGGGCGACGAGTCGCTGCGCGCGCCGGGCACGATCCCGGCGCTGCGGGCCCTGGTCGCCGGCGGCTACGTCGGCCGGGCCGACGGTGAGGCGCTGCTGCGCAGCTACCGCTTCCTGCGCGCCGTCGAGCACCGCCTTCAGCTGCAGGGCCTGCGGCGTACGCACACCGTGCCGACCGAGCCGGCCGCGCTGCGCTGGCTGGCCGCCGCGCTGGACTTCACGGCCACGCCGGGGCGCAGCGCGGTCGAGGAGTTCCGCGCCGAGTGGGTCACCCACGCCGCCGAGGTACGCCGGCTGCACGCGAAGCTGCTCTACCGGCCCCTGCTGGAGGCGGTGGCCCGGGTGCCGGCCGACGGGCTGCGGCTCACCCAGGAGGGAGCCCGGCACCGGCTGGAGATCCTCGGCTTCGCCGATCCGGGCGGAGCGCTGCGCCACCTCCAGGCGCTCACCGGTGGCCTGAGCCGCACGGCCGCGATCCAGCGCACCCTGCTGCCGGTGCTGCTCAGCGAGTTCGCCGACGCGCCGGAGCCGGACCGGGGGCTGCTCAACTACCGGCAGGTCTCCGACAAGCTCGGCAGCACCCCCTGGTATCTGCGGCTGTTGCGGGACTCCGGTCCGGTGGCCCGCCGGCTGGCCCGCGTGCTCTCCTCCTCCCGCTACGCCGCCGACCTGCTGGCCCGGGAGCCCGAGGCGCTGCGGCTGCTGGCCGAGGAGAACGAGCTGGTGCCGCGTCCGCGGGAGGTGCTGGTCGACGGCTTCACCGCGGCGGCGGGCCGGCACGCCGACCGCGTCGAGGCGACCCGCGCGGTCCGCGCGCTGCGCCGCCGGGAACTGGTCCGGATCGCCTGCGCCGACGTGCTGTGCCGGGCCGGCTCGCTGGCGCCGACCCCGCCCCCGGCCCGCTCCGACGACGGCGGCCGCTCCGAAGACCCCGGCCACGCCGTCCCGGGACTGGCCGACATCACCGCGGTGGGCAACGCGCTCGCCGACGTCACTGACGCCACGCTGGCCGCCGCGCTGCGGACCGCCCGGGCCGCGCAGCCGGCGGTGCCCGGGCTGCGGTTCGCGGTGATCGGCATGGGCCGGCTCGGCGGTTTCGAGTCGAACTACCTCTCCGACGCCGACGTGCTCTTCGTCTACGACCCGCCGGCCGGGGTGGACGAGCGCGCGGCCGGTGACGCCGCGCACGGCATCGCCGAGGAGCTGCGCCGCCTGCTCGGCATGCCCGCGCCCGACCCGCCGCTCGGCGTGGACGCCGACCTGCGCCCGGAGGGCCGGCAGGGGCCGCTGGTACGCAGCCTCGCCGCGTACGCCCAGTACTACGCCCGCTGGTCCCGGGTGTGGGAGGCGCAGGCGCTGCTGCGGGCCCGCTTCGTCTGCGGCGACGCCGACCTGGGCGCCGAGTTCGAGGCGCTGGTCGACCCGGTCCGCTACCCCGCGGACGGGCTGAGCCGCGAGCAGGTGGTGGAGATCCGCCGGATCAAGGCGCGGGTGGAGAACGAGCGGCTGCCCCGGGGGGCCGACCCGGCCACCCACACCAAGCTGGGCCGGGGCGGGCTCGCCGATGTCGAGTGGGCGGTGCAGTTGCTCCAGCTCCGGCACGCGGGCACGCTTCCGGCGCTGCGCGGCACGCGTACGCTCGACGCGCTCGCGGCGGCCCGCGACGCCGGCCTGGTCGACGAGGCGGACGCCGGGGCGATGGCGGCCGGCTGGACCCTCGCGGCGCAGGTCCGCAACGCGCTGATGCTGGTGCGTGGGCGGGCCGGCGACCAGTTGCCGCGGCACGGGGTGGAGTTGGCCGGGGTGGTGCGGCTGCTCGGCCGGGACGACCCGGGCGAGTTCCTCGACGAGTACCTGCGCACCGGCCGCCGCTCCCGTTCCGCGATGGAACGGGTGATGGAGGCGTAG